The region GATATCTAGGGTGTTGAGGGGCTTTATCTTGACATAGGCGTCCTTGTGCCGGACTTCCACCGGGCGTTGTACCTTCAGATAGACGCCGTTTTCGGGGAACTCGTAGACGCCCCCCTTCCACATGCCCTGGTAGAACTCCCAGGCCGAGCCGTCCATGATGGGCACCTCGGGACCGTCGATGTACACCAGGCAGTTGGTGATGCCGGAAAAGTAAAAGGCCGCCATCAGGTGCTCGATGGTTGAAACCGAGGCCCCTTCCCGGGCGATCAGGGTCGAGAGGCGCGTGTCGGCCACCATGTCGTAGCGGGCCGGAATCATCTGGCCGTTGAAGACAAAGGCAATGCCGAACTCGCGGCGGGGAAGGAATTCCAGGTTGACCGGCTTGCCGGTATGCAGCCCGATGCCGGAGATTTTGAAAATACGGTTGATGGTGGTCTGACGTTTGATCATTTAATGTAGCTTTCCCAAATGTGATTACCCGGCTGCCGCGGCTTTGCGCCCCCCCCGTCGGCGGGGCACGGCGGATCAGCCGTTGATTTTCTTTTTCAGCGCCTCGTGCTCCTCGGCCAGGGTGGCGTACTTCTTCTCCAGCTCGCGGATCTGATCGAACAGGCAGGAGATGGCCTTGGCCTCCGGGTCGGGCAGTTGTCCGTGCTGCAGGTCGGGACGCGGGTCTTCCTTCTTTTCCTGGGCCATGACCACCCGGCCCGGGATGCCGACCACAGTGGCGTTTTCCGGCACTTCCTTGACCACCACCGAGTTGGAGCCGATCTTGGCCCCCTTGCCCACGGTGAACGGCCCCAGCACCTTGGCCCCCGAACCGATCACCACGTTGTCCCCCAGGGTCGGATGACGCTTCACCTTGTCCCAAGTGACGCCGCCCAGGGTCACGCCGTGGTAGAGGGTCACGTTGTCGCCGATCTCGGCCGTTTCCCCGATCACCACCCCCATGCCGTGGTCGATGAAGAACTTGCGGCCGATCTTGGCCCCCGGATGGATCTCGATGCCGGTCAGGAACCGGCCGATGTGGGAGATGAAGCGCCCCAGGAAGAACAGCTCGTTGACCCAGAACCAGTGGGCAATGCGATATATCCAGAGGGCATGCAGGCCGGGATAGCAGAAGACGATCTCCAGGGCATTGCGGGCGGCCGGATCGCGCTCAAAGACGGAATTGATGTCCTCGCGCAGGTTCTTGAACATGGTGAAACTCCCGTGCAAACGGTTGAAAATGGTGGTACAGGATTAACATAGCCCCACCAAATCTGTCAATTTTTATCGCCGGTTTCAGCGTAAACTTAGCTCTCGACAAAGGTCGCGCTTTTCACTAAGATGCGCCCATTGCGTCTTGTATACAAAACAATTCCGACCCGGCACCTACTCACATAACCAAAGCCGAATTTCCGGCACCGAAAGGAGAAGCAGCCCATGTCAACCAAACCGTTCGTCTATCAGGAGCCCTTCCCGCTTGCCACGGATCAGACCCCCTACCGCAAGATCGAGGGGAGCGAAAAGTACGTCGAATTGGCCGAGTTTGCCGGCAAGCAGGTCATCCGGGTCTGTCCCGAGGCGCTCACCATCCTGGCCAACGAGTCCATGCGGGACGTTTCGTTCCTGCTGCGCCCCGCGCACAACGAGCAGGTGGCCAAGATCCTCTCCGATCCCGAGGCCTCCCAGAACGACAAAGGGGTCGCCATGGCGTTCCTGCGCAACGCCGAGATCTCCGCCCAGTTCGAGCTCCCGGTCTGTCAGGACACCGGTACCGCCACGGTCGTCGCCAAGAAGGGACAGCAGGTCTGGACCGGCGTCAAGGACGAGGAATGGATCGCCAAGGGGGTCTACAAGACCTACACCGAAGAAAACCTGCGCTATTCCCAGACCGTGCCCCTGGACATGTACAAGGAGACCAACACCGGCACCAATCTGCCGGCCCAGATCGACATTGCGGCCACGGACGGCGATTATTACAAGTTCCTCTTCATGGCCAAGGGTGGCGGCTCGGCCAACAAGACCATGCTGTTCCAGGAGACCAAGGCCCTCCTGACCCCGGGCAAACTGGAAAAGTTCCTGGTGGAGAAGATGAAATACCTGGGCACCGCCGCCTGCCCCCCCTACCACATCGCCTTCGTCATCGGCGGCACCAGCGCCGACGCCTGCATGAAGACCGTCAAACTGGCCACGGCCAAGGAACTGGACGGCCTCCCCACCCAGGGGAACGAGCACGGCCAGGCCTTCCGCGATCTGGAACTGGAGGCGAAACTCCTTGAGGCGGCTCAGAAGCTGGGCATCGGCGCCCAGTTCGGCGGCAAATACTTCGCCCACGACGTGCGGGTCATCCGCCTCCCGCGCCACGGCGCCTCCTGTCCGGTGGGCATGGCGGTTTCCTGCTCGGCCGACCGCAACATCAAGGCCAAGATCACCAAGGACGGCCTGTTCGTGGAGGAGATGGACCGCAACCCCGGCCGCCTGATCCCCGAACAGTACCGGGGCAAGCACAGCCACGGCGTGAAGATCGACCTGAACAAGCCCATGCCGGAGATTCTGGCCGAGTTGACCAAACACCCGGTCTCCACCCCGCTGCTTTTGACCGGCACCATCGTGGTGGGCCGCGACATCGCCCACGCCAAGTTCAAGGAGATCATGGACAGCGGAAAGCCGCTGCCCGAGTATCTGCTGAAGCACCCCATCTACTACGCCGGCCCGGCCAAGACCCCGGCGGGCAAGCCCTCCGGCTCCTTCGGACCCACCACCGCCGGCCGCATGGACTCCTACGTGGACGAACTGCAGAGCAAGGGAGGCTCCCTGATCATGATCGCCAAGGGGAACCGCAGCCAGCAGGTTACCGACGCCTGCAAGAAATACGGCGGCTTCTATCTCGGCTCCATCGGCGGCCCGGCCGCGATCCTGGCCGAGGAGAACATCAAGAAGGTGGAGTGCATCGACTTCCCGGAACTGGGGATGGAAGCGGTGTGGAAGATCGAGGTAGAGGACTTCCCGGCGTTCATCCTGGTGGACGACAAAGGGAACGACTTCTTCAAACAACTCGGCCTGTAAGTTTCATCCGATACGATGACAAACCGAATGGCCACGGGACACCGTGGCCATTCGGCGTTTTGGTGTTCAGGTTTTTACGGCTCAAGCGCAATGGCTAGACTGAAATCGCGATAGTCCGGGCTTGGTCTTGTGTTTCGTCAATGTGTGGACCTGATACCGTTGTTACACACAATTTCTTCAAATTTGTCCCGCGTCAAGGGCCGCCCCCCTGCCTTCTCCCCGGAGATTGTAGCTTCAACCACGGCGCGCCGCTTCTATGGCAGCAATGTCGATCCTTTTCATCTGCATCATCGCATCGAATGCGCGCTTGGCGGCAGCGGGATCGGGATCGGTTATCGCTCTCGTCAGGGCCATCGGCGTAATCTGCCAGGAGAGGCCCCATTTATCCCTGCACCAGCCGCAGGCACTCTCCTCACCGCCGTTGCCGACGATGGCGTTCCAGTAACGATCCGTTTCGGCCTGGTCAACGGTTGCGACCTGAAACGAGAATGCCCAGTTGTGCTTGACCTCGGGTCCGCCATTGAGCCCGAGGCAGGGAATTCCCATCACGGTAAACTCGACCGTCAACACATCCCCCTTCTTTCCGGACGGATAGTCCCCCGGTGCGAGGTGCACCGCGCCAACGGATGAATCGGGAAAGGTCCTGGCGTAAAATCGCGCCGCATCCTCGGCGTCGCGGTCGTACCAAAGGCAAATCGTGTTCTTTGCTTGCTGCGCCATGTCACACTTCTCCTTCGCGATGTCTTGATTGAGGTGACCTGAATTTCTCCGTTGGTACCAGCTTCACCGGCGCTTATACGTCCCCATCAGCTCCCCCTTGGCCAGGACATGCCCCTGCATGGCCCGTTCAAGCTCACCCTTGGTGGTGGAGTTGCCGAGATGCAGCACGGTATCCAGCGCATAAACCCGGAAGAAGTAGCGATGGGTCCCGGTCGGCGGACAGGGACCGCCGTAGCCGGTGCGGTGCCAGTCGTTCTTCCCCTCGCTGGCCTGGGACGGCAGAGCGTGCGCGGGGATCTCCCGCGTCTGGGGCGGGATGTTCCACACCACCCAGTGCACCCAGGTCCCCATGGGGGCATCCGGGTCGTCCATGACCAGCGCCAGGCTCCGGGTGGCCGGCGGCACCTTGCCAATGACGAGAGCGGGGCTGGTATCCTCCCCGTCGCAGGTGTGGCGGGCCGGTATGGCCTCCCCCTGGTTGAAACCCGGGCTCGAAACGGTCAACGTTTCCATCCTGTGTCCCCCCTTTCCCTGGGCGTCGGCGCACAGCACGATCCCCAGCGCCGCCGGCAGCAGTGCCGCCATCAGGCGCGCCGTCCCGTAGCCACGCCCTTCCCTCACAGTTTGTAGCCGATCGTGCGCAACAGGCTGTGGCGCTGCTGGCGCTCGTCGTCCGACTCCACCCCCTTGGGGGCAAACCCGTCGATCACACCCAGGATGCCCCACCCCTGCATGGTGGAGGCGACGATCACCTGGAGCGGGTTGGCCGTGGCGCAGTAGACGCAGCAGACCTCCGGGCAGTTTTTCACCTGGTTGAGGATGTTGATGGGATAGGCGTCCCGCAGCAGGATGCAGAAGACATGGCCGGCGCCGATGGCCTTCAGGACGGTCGTACACGCCTTGATCAGCCCGCTGTCGTTCCCCTCGGTACGGATCAGGCAGGGGCCGGACGCCTCGCTGAAGGCAACGCCGAAGCGGGCCTGGGGTACCGTGCCGGCAATGATCTCGTACAAATCCTCGGCGGTCTTGATGAAGTGGGTCTGGCCGAGGATGATGTTGCACCCTTCGGGATAGTCGATCTTGACGTTGTGGATCTCCAATTGCATGCCCCCTCCTCCGCACCCGGCTGTTTCGGGCGCTTCGCTTGGCCGCGGCGCCGCAATCGGGACAGCCGTGGTGAATGTTCTCTGCTTCCCCTACCGGTCCAGGATCTCGCGCACCTTCCGCAGCAGTTCCAGCGGTTGGACCGGCTTCATGATGAGTTCGATCCCCTCGTCGATCACCCCGCGATTCCGGATGAAATCCGCCGTGTAACCGCTGGCGTAGCAAACCTTCATGTCCGGTTGCAGGCGCCTGATCTCCGCAACGGCCTCCTGGCCGCTTTTTCTGGGCATGATGACATCCATCAGAACCAGATGAATCTTGCCACGGTTTGTCGTGAACTTCTCGACCGCCTCCTGGCCATCCTCCGCCAGGATCACCTGGTAACCGTACCTGGTCAGGATGTTTTCCATGAGGCCGCGCACGTCCACCTCGTCCTCGGCGATGAGGATCGTTTCCGTCCCGACTTCGGGAGCCGCCGGCTCCGCCGCTTCCTGCTGCGGTCCCGGCCCCTGCCCGCTCACGGGGATATAGATCCTGAAGGTGGTGCCCTGTCCCGGTTCGCTGTAAACATTGATGAAACCGTTATGCTGCTTGACGATCCCGTACACGATGGCCATGCCGAGGCCGGTTCCCCTGCCCTCTTCCTTGGTGGTAAAGAACGGCTCGAAGATCCTCTTGCGGGTCGGCTCGTCCATGCCGCAGCCGGAATCGGAGACCGCGATGCAGGCATAACGGCCCGGCTCGCCGTACCCATGAGCATGGAGAAAGGCGTCGCCAACATCCCGGATGCCCGTTTCGATGCTCAAGAGCCCCCCCTTTTGCATGGCGTCCCGGGCATTGGTTGCCAGGTTGATCAAAACCTGCTCGATCTGGGCGCTGTCCACGCAAACGGTGATCGCGGGGCCGTCGCAGAGAGTTCTGAGCTGGATGTCCTCGCCGATGACCCGGACGAGGAACTTCTGCACATGCTGTACGATGTCGTTGAGATTGGCCGGCCTGAAGTCCATGACCTCCTTGCGGCCGAAGGTGAGCAGCCCACGAGTCAACTGGGCCGCCTTCTCGGAAGAGGCGACGATCTGCTCGACCTCGTCCCGCTGGCGCTCATCCAGTTTCGGGTCCATCTGCAACAGGTTGCAGTACCCCATGATAACCGTGAGCACGTTGTTGAAGTCGTGGGCCACCCCGCCCGCAAGCTGCCCGATGGCCTCCATTTTCTGGGCCTGGCGGAGCTGTTCTTCCATGGTCCGCTGCTCGGTCATGTCGTGGGCCAGCGAGAGCAGGCAATGGCGGCCATCAACGGTGATGAGCTCGCCATAGTAGATGCAGGTGAGGTATTTCTCGCCCTTGGAACGCAGATGCAGCTCCACGCCCGAGGTGCGCCCCTTGTCCCGCAACTCGGTCAACAGCATCTGCCGTTGTTCCGGCGTGATCCAGCCGAGTTCAAGCGACGTGCTGCCCACGGCTTCCTGGCGGCTGAAACCGGAGATCTCGACGAATTTCTTGTTCACATCCAGGAAACGGCCATCCTCCACCGTGCTGATCGTCATGATGATGGGGGCATTGTCGAAGGACTTGGCAAACTTTTCCTCGCTGAGGCGCACCGCTTCCTCGATCTGCCTCCGTTCGGCAATCTCCTCCTCCAGAACCATCGCCTGTTCCTGAAGGGTTTCCTGGGCCATCTCCCGCTCTTCGATCTCGTGCTCCAACGTTACGGTCTGTTCGTAAAGCTCCGTGGTCGTGCGCCCCAGCCTGCGGGTCCCGAAGCCGATCCCCACCAGCCCCAGCAACCAGATGACGGCATGGTTGATATACACCCCCCGCATCTCCACGCGCATCAGCGCGTAGATCGGCTCCAGCGGGACGGATACGCTCAGTCCGCCCCGCACCTCCCCTTCGCGATACCCTTGGGGCGCATGGCACTTGAGACAGGGCTTTTCGGCAAAGAGCGACTTCATGTAACGATAGTACGGCTTGCCGTCGATGTACTCAACCTGGCCCACCTCGGTGACGCCCCGCTCAAATGCCGTCAGCGCCCCCTTCTCCCAAGGGTCGGGGGCGTTCCCGCCCCTGATCGGCTTGAGACTGGTGATATGGCCGCGGCCGGTTCCTTGGTATTCCTGGGCCATTTCAAATACTTGGCGCGTCATGTAGGCCGGATTCATCAGGGTCAGCCGTTTGCCGGAGGGGGTGGTTATATCCCGCTCGGGGATGTGGGCCAGATAGGGATTAGGCTGGGTGGATTCCGTTGCCGGAACGTACACGCCGCCATGGCGGGACGCCCAGCGGCGATAGAGGAGATCCTTCTCGAAGAAGGCCCGGCTCTGCATCTTGCCGAGCAGCAACGCCTCCTCCCGGTGCTGCCGGTGATCCCAGAACAGCGAGTATGCCAAAAGCACTGTCCAGACCAGCGCAATGATGGCGCCGAAACGTCGTATGCGGTTTCCGGGGGTAGATCCGCTGGATGCTCCCTGTTGCATATGCCTCCCCTGTGCCTCGGCACAGCCAATATGCTGAAAAACTTCTTATAATCCTACCACCGATTCCCGGACATTCAATCGCTCGCGCTCGGCAAATAATCGACACGCGCGACGGTCAGGCCGCGCGCGACACCGCCGCTGATGGCGGCAAAGATGCCTAACGGCGCGAAACAACTGAAAACAACGCCATGCCCCTCTTTGTCTGGAATACCGTATCGCATCCGTGGTACTATCTCGCAGCAGTCCGATTTTTCGCCACGGAGCAACCATGCGCATATGGATCGACGCCGACGCCTGCCCTCGGGTCATCAAGGAAATCGTCTTCAGGGCCTCGGAACGCCTGGAAATTCCGGTCAGCCTGGTGGCCAATACCAGCCTTGCGAAACATCATTCCCGCCTGATCGACTCGGTGGTGGTGAGCGAGGGCTTTGACGTTGCCGACGACTACATTGCCGAGCATGCCGCCCCGCAAGACGTGATCATAACCGCCGACATCCCCTTGGCGGCCCGGATCGTCGCCAAAGGCGCAGTGGGGCTCGACCCGCGGGGAGAACTCTATACCGAGGAGAATGTGGGAGAGCGTCTTTCCCTGCGCGACCTGATGATGGAGCTGCGCGATGCGGGCATGGTGCAGGGAGGGCCGGCCCAGTTCGGGGCGACGGACCGCCAGCGCTTCGCCTCTTCCCTGGACACGCTGCTGACCCGGATGGTCAAGGGAAGGAAGCATGTCTAAGTGGCGCAGGAGCAATTAACGATTGCCGTCAGGGCGGTAAAGATGCTATAAATACCAATCACCTGAGCCACAGGGATCACCCCTGTGGTTTTTTATTTGTTCGAAAGGAACCGATACACATGATTACCGCTTCAAATGTCGCCCTCTCCTACGGCAAACGCGTCCTGTTCAAGGATGTGAACATCAAATTCACGCCGGGCAACTGTTACGGCCTGATCGGGGCCAACGGCGCCGGCAAGTCCACCTTCCTCAAGATCCTCTCGGGGGAGATCACCCCGGACAGCGGGGAGATCTCCCTCGGACCACGGGAACGGTTGGCGGTGCTGCGCCAGGACCATTTCGCCTTTGACGAGGAGACGGTATTCAATACCGTCATCAGGGGACATGAGCAGCTTTACCGGGTCATGGTCGAGCGTGAGGCGATTTACGCCAAGGCCGACTTCAGCGAGGAGGACGGCGTCCGCTCTGCCGAACTGGAGGCAGATTTTGCCGAGATGAACGGCTACGAGGCCGAGTCGGAGGCCGCGGTGCTGCTGAACGGCCTGGGCATTCCCGAGGAGTTGCGCAGCAAGAAGATGAAGGAGCTGGAAGGGGGCGACAAGGTGCGCGTGCTGCTGGCCCAGGCCCTGTTCGGCAATCCTGACGTGCTGCTGCTGGACGAACCGACCAACAACCTGGACCTGAAGTCCATCTCCTGGCTGGAGGACTTCCTCTTCCGCTTCCCCAACACGGTTATCGTGGTATCCCACGACCGCCACTTCCTCAATCAGGTGTGCACCCATACCGCAGACATCGACTTCAGCCGCATCCAGGTCTACGTGGGCAACTACGACTTCTGGTACCACGCCAGCCAGTTGAACCTGAAGCAGCGCCAGAACGAGAACCGCAAGGTGTCGGAGAAGGCCGAGGAGTTGAAGGCCTTTATCCAGCGTTTCTCGTCCAACGCCTCCAAGGCCAAGCAGGCCACCTCGCGCAAGAAGCTCCTGGACAAGCTGACCCTGGAGGAGATGCCGGTGTCGTCGCGCAAGTACCCCCACGTCATGTTCAAGCCGGAGCGCCCCTGCGGCGACATCATCCTGGAAATAACCGGTCTCACCAAGGAGATCGACGGGGTCAAGGTTCTGGACAACCTGGACCTGATCGTGCGCAAGAACGACAAGATCGCTTTTGTGGGGGGCAACGGCCTGGCCCGCACCACCCTGTTCCAGATCCTGGCCGGAGAACTGGAGCCGGACAGCGGCTCGTTCCGCTGGGGGGTGACCATCACCAACGCCTATTTCCCCAAGGAGAACGCCGGCTATTTCGACAAGGACCTGAGCCTGATCGACTGGCTGGGGCAGTATTCCCCCCCACCGAGGGTGAGACCTTTGCCCGCGGCTTCCTGGGGAGAATGCTCTTCTCCGGCGACGAGGCGATGAAGAAGACCTCGGTGCTCTCCGGCGGCGAGCGGGTGCGCTGCATGCTCTCCCGCATGATGCTCTCCGGCGCCAACGTGCTGATCCTGGACGAGCCGACCAACCACCTGGACCTGGAGTCGATCACCGCCCTGAACGACGGGCTGATCGCCTACCCGGAGGTGGTGCTGTTCGCCTCCCACGACCACGAGTTCGTCTCCACCATCGCCAACCGGATCGTCGAGATCACCCCCGGCGGCGTGATCGACCGGGTCATGGCGTTCGACGAGTACCTGGAGAGCGACGACGTGAACCGGGAACGGGACGAGCTGTACCACGGCCATGCGGAGCTGACCCTGTAAGGATCACGTTATCCGTCCCCCTCCCAACCCGTGAAACGCCCCGCCGGCATCCGCCGACGGGGCGTTTCCATGCCTGCACAAAAATACATTTGCATCCCAAACGGATCATGGCAATATACACTGGACGATCACGTCATAAGCGCCATGCGGACGGCGCGATGATCGGTAGGGCGAGAAGACTATCCACACGAACGGGGACACCATGCGAGACAACGACGACCTGGAACAACCAGAGGAAGAAGAGACCGAAGGCGAGAGCTTTGCCGAACTGTTCGAGCGGAGCGCACGGCAGCAGAGCGCCTGGCTGGAGCCGGGGCAGAAAATAACGGCGCGGGTCTTGAAGGTCGGCACGGAATGGATTTTCATCGATACCGGCCAAAAGGGCGAAGGCGTCGTGGATGCGAAGGAGCTGCAGGACCTGGACGGCCATGTCACCGTTGCGCCAGGCGACAGTATCGCCGCCTACTTCCTCTCGTCGAGCCACGGCGAGATGCGCTTCACCACCAGGATCGGCGGCGGGGCATCGGGCAACGCCCACCTGGAAGAGGCTTTCCAGAGCGGCGTTCCGGTGGAAGGGGTGGTGGAGAAGGAGATCAAGGGGGGGTACGAGATCAAGCTGGCCGGCTCGGCCCGCGCCTTCTGTCCCTTCTCCCAGATCGCCCTGCGCCGCATCGACGACCCGGCCGCCCTTATCGGCACCCGCCTGCCGTTCCGTATCACCGCCTACGGTGAAAAGGGACGCAACATCGTGGTCTCCCGCCGCGTCCTGCTGGAAGAGGAGCAGCGCCGGCTCAGGGAAGAGGTCCAGGCCGGCATCAGCGAGGGTATGACGGTCGGCGGCACGGTCACCTCCCTGAAGGAGTATGGCGCCTTTGTGGATATCGGCGGCCTGGAGGGGCTGCTCCCCATCTCCGAGATCGGCTGGAGCAGGATCAAGGAAGTGGGCGAGGTGCTGAGCGTCGGCCAGCAGATCAAGGTGGTGGTCAAGAGTATCGACCGGGAGAAGGAGCGCATCTCCCTGAGCCTCAAGGACACCCTGGCCGACCCGTGGGACCTGGCGGTGCAGACCTATCCCGAGGGTTCCTTCCATACCGGCGTCGTTTCCCGCCTGGCCCCGTTCGGCGCCTTCATCACCCTGGCCGACGGCATCGACGGACTGATTCACATCTCGAAGCTGGGAGGCGGCAAGCGCATCAACCACCCGCGCGAAGCGCTCAAGGAGGGCGAAACCGTCGAGGTCAAGGTGGAGAGTGTGGACCGCACCGAACGGCGCATCTCCCTGAGCCTGGCCGGTGCGGCCCGGGCCGCCGAAGAGGAGGAGGCCACCCTGGCCGACTTCCGCCGCCAGGCGGACGCGGCGCCCAAGGGGATGGGGACCCTGGGAGACCTGCTGCGGGCCAAGACCCAAAAGAAGGGGAAATAGCCCCCTCTCCCTTCCCACCGATACTCCGTAGCACGCAGGGCAAGGAACGACGGCAGGCACGTTTCCTTGCCCTGTCTGTTTTTCACCGCCCGCCGCAAATCCCCACATTGATCCGCAAGGCGCCGACCGGCCGGGGCAAAAAAAGCGTTGACAGGATGACCGGAATCATATAGTTTAATATTAAACAATATGACATTAACCAATTAACCGGAAAGATCCCATGAAACCGACCGACACCACAACCTACCGCGCCCTGAACACCTACACCAAGCTGATGCGCGCCGCAGAATCGGTGACCGGCCGCGTGGGGCGCACCATGGCGGCCGCCGATCTGACCATCAGCCAGTTCGGGGTGCTGGAGGCGCTGCTGCATAAAGGCCCCCTCTGCCAGCGGGACATCGCGGCCAAGATCCTCAAGAGCACCGGCAATATCACCCTGGTCATCGACAACCTGGAAAAAAGGGCATTGGTACGGCGCGAGCGCACCAGCGAAGATCGGCGCTACCTGACCATCCAGCTCACCGACCAAGGGCTGGGGTTGATCCGCGAGGTCTTTGCCAGGGTCGAGGCGGCCATTGTGGCGGAAATGAAGGCCCTTACCAACGATGAGCAGGAGGCCCTGGGCATCCTGTGCAAGAAACTCGGCTTACGGGAAAGGAGGGGCTAAAGGCGGTACCGCAAAAAAAATTACCCTGATAGTTCGATATTCAATCACATCATTTCAAATCAATTGCAGCGAAAGGAGCATCACCATGAAACGCATCATCACCACACTCAGCACGATCGTCGCCCTGGCCCTGCCCGGCCTTGCATCCGCCTCCAGCTGGACCATCGACCAGGACCACTCCAATGTCGGTTTCAAGGTCAAGCACCTGATGGTAAGCAACGTCAAAGGCGAGTTTCGCACCTTCAACGGGACCCTGGAGATCGACGACAAGGACGTGACCAAGTCAAAGGTTTCCGTCAACATCGAAACCCCCTCCATCACCACCGGGGTCACCAAACGTGACGACCACCTGAAAAGCCCCGACTTCTTCGACGTGACCAAATACCCGACCATGACCTTCGCTTCCAAAAAGGTCAAAAAGGCCGGCAACAACAAGCTGAAAGTCTACGGCGACCTTACCCTGCACGGCATAACCCGGGAAGTGGTTCTTGACGTGGAAGGCCCCACCAAGGCCTACAAAGATCCCTGGGGCAACACCAAACGCGGCGCAACCGCAACCACCAGGATCAACCGCAAGGACTTCGGCCTGACCTGGAACAAAACCATAGAAGCGGGCGGCGTGATGGTCGGCGATGAGGTAACCATCTCCCTGGAAGTGGAATTGCTGCAGAAAAAATAGCGTCGGGCCTGCTGTACGGCTCGACACGGCATCGCCATCCCCTGGGGGCCGGAGGACCGGTTCGGCTTCCCGGCGCTCCGGTCCCCCGGGGGGATGCATGAGGAAAACGACCATGAAACCTGCACTACCGACACTGTTCATCTCCCACGGGGCGCCGACCCTGCTCATAGACCCGGTACCGACCCGCGACTTCCTGGCCACGCTGGGCGCCGACATGCCACGGCCGCAGGGGATCGTCTGCATCTCGGCCCACTGGACCACCCGTGCCCCCCTGACGACCCATACGGCGCAGCCGGACCTGATCTACGACTTCGGCGGTTTTCCCGATG is a window of Geobacter sp. FeAm09 DNA encoding:
- a CDS encoding adenosine-specific kinase, producing MQLEIHNVKIDYPEGCNIILGQTHFIKTAEDLYEIIAGTVPQARFGVAFSEASGPCLIRTEGNDSGLIKACTTVLKAIGAGHVFCILLRDAYPINILNQVKNCPEVCCVYCATANPLQVIVASTMQGWGILGVIDGFAPKGVESDDERQQRHSLLRTIGYKL
- the cysE gene encoding serine O-acetyltransferase — protein: MFKNLREDINSVFERDPAARNALEIVFCYPGLHALWIYRIAHWFWVNELFFLGRFISHIGRFLTGIEIHPGAKIGRKFFIDHGMGVVIGETAEIGDNVTLYHGVTLGGVTWDKVKRHPTLGDNVVIGSGAKVLGPFTVGKGAKIGSNSVVVKEVPENATVVGIPGRVVMAQEKKEDPRPDLQHGQLPDPEAKAISCLFDQIRELEKKYATLAEEHEALKKKING
- a CDS encoding VOC family protein; translated protein: MAQQAKNTICLWYDRDAEDAARFYARTFPDSSVGAVHLAPGDYPSGKKGDVLTVEFTVMGIPCLGLNGGPEVKHNWAFSFQVATVDQAETDRYWNAIVGNGGEESACGWCRDKWGLSWQITPMALTRAITDPDPAAAKRAFDAMMQMKRIDIAAIEAARRG
- a CDS encoding YaiI/YqxD family protein is translated as MRIWIDADACPRVIKEIVFRASERLEIPVSLVANTSLAKHHSRLIDSVVVSEGFDVADDYIAEHAAPQDVIITADIPLAARIVAKGAVGLDPRGELYTEENVGERLSLRDLMMELRDAGMVQGGPAQFGATDRQRFASSLDTLLTRMVKGRKHV
- a CDS encoding ATP-binding protein, with the translated sequence MQQGASSGSTPGNRIRRFGAIIALVWTVLLAYSLFWDHRQHREEALLLGKMQSRAFFEKDLLYRRWASRHGGVYVPATESTQPNPYLAHIPERDITTPSGKRLTLMNPAYMTRQVFEMAQEYQGTGRGHITSLKPIRGGNAPDPWEKGALTAFERGVTEVGQVEYIDGKPYYRYMKSLFAEKPCLKCHAPQGYREGEVRGGLSVSVPLEPIYALMRVEMRGVYINHAVIWLLGLVGIGFGTRRLGRTTTELYEQTVTLEHEIEEREMAQETLQEQAMVLEEEIAERRQIEEAVRLSEEKFAKSFDNAPIIMTISTVEDGRFLDVNKKFVEISGFSRQEAVGSTSLELGWITPEQRQMLLTELRDKGRTSGVELHLRSKGEKYLTCIYYGELITVDGRHCLLSLAHDMTEQRTMEEQLRQAQKMEAIGQLAGGVAHDFNNVLTVIMGYCNLLQMDPKLDERQRDEVEQIVASSEKAAQLTRGLLTFGRKEVMDFRPANLNDIVQHVQKFLVRVIGEDIQLRTLCDGPAITVCVDSAQIEQVLINLATNARDAMQKGGLLSIETGIRDVGDAFLHAHGYGEPGRYACIAVSDSGCGMDEPTRKRIFEPFFTTKEEGRGTGLGMAIVYGIVKQHNGFINVYSEPGQGTTFRIYIPVSGQGPGPQQEAAEPAAPEVGTETILIAEDEVDVRGLMENILTRYGYQVILAEDGQEAVEKFTTNRGKIHLVLMDVIMPRKSGQEAVAEIRRLQPDMKVCYASGYTADFIRNRGVIDEGIELIMKPVQPLELLRKVREILDR
- a CDS encoding YbhB/YbcL family Raf kinase inhibitor-like protein, with product MREGRGYGTARLMAALLPAALGIVLCADAQGKGGHRMETLTVSSPGFNQGEAIPARHTCDGEDTSPALVIGKVPPATRSLALVMDDPDAPMGTWVHWVVWNIPPQTREIPAHALPSQASEGKNDWHRTGYGGPCPPTGTHRYFFRVYALDTVLHLGNSTTKGELERAMQGHVLAKGELMGTYKRR
- the lpxC gene encoding UDP-3-O-acyl-N-acetylglucosamine deacetylase; this encodes MIKRQTTINRIFKISGIGLHTGKPVNLEFLPRREFGIAFVFNGQMIPARYDMVADTRLSTLIAREGASVSTIEHLMAAFYFSGITNCLVYIDGPEVPIMDGSAWEFYQGMWKGGVYEFPENGVYLKVQRPVEVRHKDAYVKIKPLNTLDITMSIEFRAPVGKQKKRVTDVENAFAIINSRTFTMLEEIEAIQKAGLAKGGSLDNAVIIGEDDVVNPHGLRYKKELVNHKILDLIGDLYTSGYRILGKVEANKTGHYLNNMLLKELFSDPANYTIY
- a CDS encoding fumarate hydratase — translated: MSTKPFVYQEPFPLATDQTPYRKIEGSEKYVELAEFAGKQVIRVCPEALTILANESMRDVSFLLRPAHNEQVAKILSDPEASQNDKGVAMAFLRNAEISAQFELPVCQDTGTATVVAKKGQQVWTGVKDEEWIAKGVYKTYTEENLRYSQTVPLDMYKETNTGTNLPAQIDIAATDGDYYKFLFMAKGGGSANKTMLFQETKALLTPGKLEKFLVEKMKYLGTAACPPYHIAFVIGGTSADACMKTVKLATAKELDGLPTQGNEHGQAFRDLELEAKLLEAAQKLGIGAQFGGKYFAHDVRVIRLPRHGASCPVGMAVSCSADRNIKAKITKDGLFVEEMDRNPGRLIPEQYRGKHSHGVKIDLNKPMPEILAELTKHPVSTPLLLTGTIVVGRDIAHAKFKEIMDSGKPLPEYLLKHPIYYAGPAKTPAGKPSGSFGPTTAGRMDSYVDELQSKGGSLIMIAKGNRSQQVTDACKKYGGFYLGSIGGPAAILAEENIKKVECIDFPELGMEAVWKIEVEDFPAFILVDDKGNDFFKQLGL